The DNA window tgaattgatttgtttcttctgatgttcactttacacagcagcctctaccatcagtttgtgaatgtgtaggtgtgatctgcggggtaaaagcgctttgagcagtcagaagactagaaaagtgctatacaagctcaagtcgatttaccatttaccaaaatCCTACCACACAGACAATTTCTATCTAACATTAAGGGTAATAATGGAAACCAAATATTTTTTGTACAGTGTCATGCTTTCAACCTTTAAGTTAATGCTAATGCCAAAAACAAATTAGGGCAAGAGGTTCAGGAAAGCTGTAAACCACTTCAAATATTTAATGCAAATGTTTACTTAAAGAGCCAGGCAGGAAGCAGAAGAGGGCTTACCACAGAGAGGTCGGCCATAGACAAAGGCGTGACCAAGGGTTTGCATTCTTTGGGTGTCTGGGCCGAGCTGCTCAGGAACAACCCCACTACCAGAAAGAGACTACTGAACCACAGATCCATGATGGTTACAGGCTTCAGACTATTccaggaagaaaacaaacacagtgccTTTCAGCCTTTAAAGAATGGCACAGTATCAGGTGTTCTGATTTATCAACCATTTACATATGAGGGTTGTTTTTATCAACGgtatgtttttgattttgagttCAGAGTTTAGGAGTCAATATTTCCCTTCAACTGTccttcaaacatttacagatttgTTGACTCGTCCTTGGCTACCCAcgattcacaaacacacagagaataaAGTCCATCACAGGAGTACATTGACCATGCCAAAACCTACAATGACTCACAAACTCACCTTCTCTTCCAATGCTTTAACATCCAACAGGCCATCGGTCACTGTCCCACATATTCTGCATTCAGGTCATAATTTGCACACTGCAGGATGGTGAGAGCATTTAATAAGCCTGAATGAggttactttaaaaatgtttggagCAATGTTTTTGGGGCCATTTCTACATTCATCGTATAGGACAGTTGACGAGACAGAGGAAatgttggaaggagagagaggaggacgtATTAAAAACGCATTAATAAcctgtatttaataaatataaggcgtgaaatctgtacacaaagccctcgcaccctgcttatatcacaatgcaaatacaccagtaatcacaaacaagataacaagatggtggagaaacaatgcaccatgtggtCACGTCACATGGGGacaaatggtggacaacaaagtgAGAGACGTGTGGCTCCCTTTTGAAATAGCtcgagctctctgagctgagttcaatAACTATAACTTAacttgtgggcggcagtagctcagtctgtagggacttgggttgggtcccggtgcggaccaaatatggaagttggtctggtagctgagAGGtaccagatcacttcctgagcactgccgaggtgcccttgagcaaggcaccaaaccccctccccactcacctgtgcatgtccataggatcctgtttgtgcatgtgtgtatatttcagcctatgtgtgtgttgcatagttaacagagtgtaaaaacagaaatttccccttgcggggatcaataaaagtaaatcttaatcttaaacaaTGGAAAGAAAATGGCCAGATTTATATTCAATGGCGGAatcactggtctttctgattgtagAAGCAATTGACTGATACACTAGCATAGCattgaatgaaaacacacatagaCGAACATGGCGATTcagcacaataaaacaaatgcagcagcttacaacagataataaacagaatgtgacatcCCGTCAACAATAGTGCacaattatcagtggttatgccagagaccaaagctcttactagGGGTCACTCCTGGTGGTCGTTCCAAGGTTGGTTTGATCTTCACTCTAGAGCACTGCTCCATTGTCTTTCTGATTACAGGAGCAGAGTTTTTTGTGTATCCTTGTGTATTCTCAGTGTAGTCTCAGTTGCGTTCAGTGACGTCTACGAAAATCAAAGCAAAGAAACTCTTTATTTGCTCGAACCAAATAGTTTCTGATAGCTCCCAAAACTCTTAAAAATATGCAGTGGAAGTAGGGGGCGcggggggatttcccgacgtaagacgtgacgtaaataaacaacgcggaagtagcggccgaagcaacaaagtccgctacacgacgttataatgagaatatttgtctttatatcaatgctatgtgtaatccaatggaatgacaacatccacaaaagagaggagaacaacatactgacgaacagaaaacatactgcagccgtttaattacgtgcacggacatcgtagtggtcgcgtgcagacactttagctggacactatataaacgtcactctctttctattggctgaaatcggccgcgttcagacatcagctcctccGGATTATCTGCGGAAAACATACTAGTAAGTGAAAAACGGAGTAAAAAATTCTGCTGTTGCGTTCACACTTACAGCTCCTCCTTGAGCtctcctgagtttttcaggagatttccatatgtgtgaaaagggttattgTAAGCTAAGAGGAGGGGGTTTGCCTCCTTTGACTTTAAGCTTTTATTGACTGGgactgcctgtgggtttactttgggcctcctccaatgaggatagaaaATTCAGACTCCCCTTTTTTCATGTGTTAGGTGCTATTGGGGGTGCTGGGAGTAACACTCCTTTGTTCTGTTCCCTCCAACATAACTATTAGTTAGGCTTCTATATGCCTGGGTTCTTTTGCTCAGCATACATGGCTGGGTCAAACAATCTCCATAGGAGAGATAGGTGGTGGGATTAAGTGTTGGTATTTTGAGAAAACGTTGCCAACCTTAAAAGGAGTGATATGTAAGATCAGGAGTGACTGAAacgataaagtgaccttactatctgatcattaaggaaacatgttgaagtgctggcttgtttgacaacaatgcagcagccagtatgtcctccttctaactttagattctgctcctgaatgctctggatttgtttggaacagagaaggtaggcggttttaaggcacccccataCGGCCACATGATCACCCATGATTACATTTCTTAGGCTTAGATAAAATCAATTATGCAGGTGGCTCTATTGTTTACTATTTCAGGCAACAAGTTGTACAGTTGTAATGATGAGGATTTTTGGCCGTGAGTAGATTGCTATCCTCTTCGGGAGCATCCTCGGTCTCCAGAGCTCTCCCCACACTCTGCCAGTCCCAAGCCCTAGACTCTGAAATTTATCTTATCCTGGTATGCTTTGACCAACATCGCACAGCCACATTTTATTCTtgtataaatgtgtctctgtcaatgaatgtacagtttatgttgttgttagttttttcttgttgttgtggttttatgTAAAACCGGACAGTACAACAATGAGACTACTGGTTTCTACTAAGATCTAAGCCGTCCTGTGGGCACGTGTGGAAAAAGCAATTATTTTATGTAATTGGGGGCAGGGTTATGTAGTGCTTCAATCTTACTGGTAGGCATTGACAACCTGAGTTTGGTTATTGTTTTTCACCCATTCAGTGAAGCCAATACTGAGGCACGCACAAGTTAAAGGGTCACCAGAAAGGTCAAGGTATGTTAGTGCAGGGAGAGACTGGAGGATCATCTCGTTGATCATTGTCAACTCATTGTCTCTCAGATTCAACCAGCTAAGTGCAGACAGGTTGGCCAGGGTCAGAAAATTCAAAGATTGGAGCTTGTTCTTCGAGAGGTCGAGAGCCTCCAGTGTACTAATGTGGTTTGATTAAACGTTGAGATCTGTCAACTTCTTCAGATCTAGAAAAGCACATCATCTGAGTACTGAAATTAAATTTTTACTGATAAAGAGTTTTAACAACGATATCAGATTCAGAAAGTCGAAACAATGCAACTCTCCAATATCATTGAAGCTTAAATCTAGGACTATGAGTCCTCTGACGGCAACTGGCACTCTGTGTAGAAAGTTGTTGCCTAAGTACAATCTCTCGAGTCGGTTCAACGGTCTGAGTAATTTCTCAGACAAGTTGCTCATGGCATTGCTAGAAAAAGCTAGCTCAGTGATTTGAGAGCAAGGCTGAAGCAGAGTGGCGTTTAAAGTGTAGATGTCATTATAGGTCAAATCTAGACTTGTTAAAGAAGGCATCTGGCAGACAAACTTTATCAGACCAATATTTAACCATTCTTTTATGTAAGAAAGCCAGATGTACTCCACGGCAAAGGCACTCTGAAAAATCATTCTGTATATTTTAAAGCTTACTTCAGTTCCACTTAAATACAAACCCTTCAAGCTCCTGAGAAAGTTGTTTTCCTTTACATCCCACTTAAAGCCGGGCATGCATTTGGATTAATCAAGAGACTCAAAAGCTGTTAAAAGCTTTTTCAGACTTCTAAGTACATGTAGTTGTGATGGACATCAGGAATAATGATTTCCTCTTGAAGTCTAAGTCGcactaaatgtttttaagatgtgattcatgtctgttTGTTCATATTAGAGTTAAGACTGCTCGAGGAAAAATATTAACTTTTAATGCAAAAACTAAGCAATGAGCATTTTAACCCGTGTGTAAAAGACAGGAATGGCCTGTATGGTATTGTAACATTTTGCTCCAGAATAATCGGAATCCAGCAGAGAGACTTGGGGTTCTTTGTGGAAGAGGCTGGTAGTCCAAAAATCTTCGCCTGACCCTTGTGTGTGCCATTATCTAAAGTGGCCACATGAGGGCGCACATCTCTGTGAAGTACTGATTTGCTTGTTGTCTCTGACAATCTCtgactgttgtttgtttgtaaatgcatGTCTGGTCTGGGTGGACTCTTCTAATGTGTCTCTTAGAGCCACTGGGAGTCTTATATCACTCCTCAGCCCAGAGCGGCCCACAGTGCAGCACTATTCTCTGACCAGCCCTGCTGTCATTTTTATGTCCAGCACACTCTTTGcacaagcaaaaaataaatatggggCCTTCTATGGCCTTCATGAGTATGCTGGTCTTAAAATGGAGTTCATATTCTCAGGTGCATTTTCATATCCCTTGAGCCTTCAATTGCACCCTAATTCTGTTTCGTCTAACTCGCAAAAGGGTGtaacaaaattattttaaattagccgtgtgtctctgctgcagctccgcCTGCAGAAAATCCAGGGTAACTTATATCCAGTTGTTTGTAGAATGCCCCTGTGTACCTGTTCCTTTACCGCCCACGGTACCCTTTCCTCATGTCCCTCCAACttcatcctctgtgtgtgactATTTCTTCAATTTGAAAACAAGGTCCACACATTTATGAGACagattttgtttctttacttcCACAAATTCAGTTGAACATATTAGTCATGGAACTTTTGTAACTACTTCAGGCGATGATCATAACACCTTCGCCTTCTTTGCAGAATTCTgcagggaaaaagagagaaaaagtatTCAGTTTTGTCTGAAATCCTACGACTTCATTACATTCTTATATCAATTAGAAGGTGACACACCATTCTCAGGGTTGTAGTGGAAGTTCGGTTCTCCTGTGAAACCAAGACAGCTCGCCTGCTTTTTGAAAACTTCCAGGTCTGATTCCTCAAGAGTCGTCCCCCTGgctggaaacaaacaaaataagagaaaaacaaataaataaaaatgaagaaatgctACAGATGTAAAATTGAGTTATTCCCTTTTGACCAGTTCTTCCTACCCAACAGGTAAAGTGTACGAGCGTTGAACTCAGGCTTGTCTATAGGGCTGCTAAAGTTCATCTTCTGAAGTAAGATGTTGATGTCCATGCTGGTGCTGTTGATGCTGAAGACCATACATCCGTCACAGGTTGGCAGAGATTGGAACGTGGAGCTGACCTTGGCCACTGaagacaaagttaaaaaaagaaatgaaaacaacagtaTTGCATCTGAGGCAGACACTGTTTAGCTTGCTCATAGAATCAAATGAAGATGGATGATTTGAGTTTCAAGATTATTTCTGGACTTCTCATGCCTTTATTGAGAGGACAGGGAaatggatagagctggaaacagaaatgagagtgtggggcactggtggcacagtgtcgcagtggttagtgcacacgccccatgtatggaggctgtgatcctcaaagcgggcggctgaatgactctattcactgtcctatctctacaataaaggaatctttaaaaataaattcataaaatgAGAGTGTAGGTGCCAAGGCTGAGGGTGGAACCCGGGACGGCTCCACTGAGGGCTGTAGCCTCTGTGcatgaaaaacagaatttaagcACTGAGCAAAACAGACGCCTAATTCTAGTCTATTCATGCCAGCAGCTCAAAGTTTGCAGCCCGGCTCACCCAAAGCAAGATCCAAAGAATTGCATTGGTGTTTACATGAAAAAATTAAAGggatctttttcagtcatctaatactttgtcttcagtctcattaAATTCTAtgagaatcgtatcgtgaaccCAGTATCGTGAATCGTaccgtgagttgagtgaattgTTAAGTCgctacatcttactgattggacctttaccATCCTCTATAGGTTTTTGTACCTAAACCAAGGACATGCCTTTAATTTGGAATTCTGTTCATTATGACTTATTTGTCTTCTCTCTTAATTATAAAGGCTTTGGCAACTAGAGGTTGTCACTCAACTAAGGTAAGTATGGGTTCCAATAAGCAGTTTCACAGGCGGTGAAACTGTGGTATTTATATTTCAACAATCCCTGATTTACTGACTTACAAAACTAACATTTACAAGCTCCAGTGTCGTCGTATCAGATCAGGTAACTTACTTTCGACTTTTGCAGTATCGCCTTCAATATTTACTGTGAAGTTTGAACGCATGCAAGTTCCATTTCTGGGGAAAAAGAGTGAGAAGACATGACGAGTTTAAACATCGGATTGGAAATTTGTAgctcatgtttgaaaaaaactgttcatgactgaaacaaaataaaaaccagcaTAACAAGGGCATCACAAGAGCTGAATGATGCTTCAACAAGTTGGTGCTCAACAGTCCATCTTAATCcacaaatgtacagttaacttcTAACATTTGAGCTTATTTTAACCCATAgtgttggggggtggggggggggggggtcacaacATGCCTTCCAGAATAAGTAATGGAAATTCAAATCAgttaaaattacatattttaccaattgttgtaaaaatatatactaaAAAGTAGTTCAATTTCTAATAAAACTATATGATTAAGTGAAATGCTCGTACAgatgaatgtgtaaaaataattcaaatgttagAAATTTTGTCTCTGCTGCTATTTACAcctaaacatgaacacacctgtgtgttaAAGTTCAcataagtttaaataagtctcagagctcctcaaaacatgtgtgtaaagtgtcttgttctaaatccaccctgatcctgtatttgatcatgtctataaacccctttatttcagccctgctcagaacagactgtttctgtgtctgtacctttaaatgtaaatgagattTGAGCAAAGGCATTGTCTATTAGGGGGATTATTTCCTCTGATGAAAGCCCGATTTAATTATCATGTGGTTTATTTGGGCATctgattttgcatttttaaatactCACATCTTGTTGTGCTCAGCCATGACCAGGTCATTGGGGCTTGATGTGGACATCGAGATGTTCACCCAGGAGCTCTCAGTTGTTTTCAGAATGTCGTTAAATATGCCATTGTCAACGTAACCCACGAGGAAGTTCATCCGTCCGTACATCTGCATAAAGTAGACTCAAATATCTgttatcaatttaaaaaaggacttAAAGACGAACCTTTATAGGTTTTTTCAGCATTGTCCTTCATCGTTTTTAGATTATGGTTTGTctttttgaatttgtttgtgtATCGTTATGTACTAATATAGACTTTCTATGTACAGACATAACAAACCCTCCAAACAGTCCTGCAGAACATCATATATATTGATTCTTAAATCTAGATTTTTATACACAGCAGATACTTTCGATAGGTATTCAAACTTGGGTATTATACGGACGATAGTACCAACCCCTAATGGAATAAAGTACAGCACCAAAAGCTTTTTTGTATTACTTTCATAATTTAACAGATTTATTTGAACAAGGTAGGCATAATTATCAGAATCAGAGGGAACACGGTTGTAATTAAATAGTCTTGACTTGAATTTGACTTGATGCTTTAATCATTCTATGAAGGGTTAGTTTAGATCGCTACATTTGATTGTTTATCCTTGCCACTAGATTGTGGGGCAATCTCGGACTTAGTTGCTGAGTTGTTCATAGGCTCATGTCCTTTGTAGAAAAACACAGCATAGGGCaactgtggttcagttggtagggTCAGTCGTCCCTCAACTGGAAGGTctagggtttgatccccagctcctgcagcaacacgtctgatgtgtccttgagcaagaacCTTAACCCCAGGTTGTTTAGGTGGCAGCATATGAATGTGAATGAACTGATTTGTTTCTTCTGATgttcactttacacagcagcctctaccatcagtttgtgaatgtgtaggtgtgatctgcggtgtaaaagcactttgagcagtcagaag is part of the Labrus mixtus chromosome 16, fLabMix1.1, whole genome shotgun sequence genome and encodes:
- the LOC132991121 gene encoding uncharacterized protein LOC132991121; its protein translation is MDLWFSSLFLVVGLFLSSSAQTPEECKPLVTPLSMADLSVMYGRMNFLVGYVDNGIFNDILKTTESSWVNISMSTSSPNDLVMAEHNKINGTCMRSNFTVNIEGDTAKVEMAKVSSTFQSLPTCDGCMVFSINSTSMDINILLQKMNFSSPIDKPEFNARTLYLLARGTTLEESDLEVFKKQASCLGFTGEPNFHYNPENEFCKEGEGVMIIA